One segment of Yersinia kristensenii DNA contains the following:
- the osmF gene encoding glycine betaine ABC transporter substrate-binding protein OsmF, with protein MAKTLTRSRIFALATVMLAVSAGASQAADTVRVGSKIDTEGSLLGNIIVQVLDANGIKTTNKSQLGTTKVVRGAITAGEIDIYPEYTGNGAFFFSDEKDPAWKDAKAGYEKVKKLDYDKNKLVWLSPAPANNTWTIAIRQDLANANNLKTLDDLGKWINAGGKFKLAASAEFIERPDALPAFQQAYGFKLNQDQLLSLAGGDTAVTIKAAAEQTSGVNAAMAYGTDGPVAALGLRTLEDTKGVQPIYAPTPIIREATLKAHPNIPALLDPVFATLDSATLQKLNARIAVEGQDAKKVAANYLKEKGFVKG; from the coding sequence ATGGCAAAGACCCTAACCCGTAGCCGGATTTTTGCGTTAGCCACAGTAATGTTGGCTGTATCGGCTGGAGCATCACAGGCTGCTGATACTGTCCGTGTTGGCTCAAAAATTGATACCGAAGGCTCATTGCTGGGCAATATTATAGTGCAGGTTCTTGATGCTAATGGAATTAAAACAACCAATAAATCCCAGTTGGGCACTACCAAAGTGGTGCGTGGAGCTATCACCGCTGGTGAGATTGATATTTACCCTGAATACACGGGTAACGGTGCTTTTTTCTTCTCTGATGAAAAAGATCCTGCCTGGAAAGATGCAAAAGCAGGCTATGAAAAAGTAAAGAAATTGGATTATGACAAGAATAAACTGGTGTGGCTTTCACCCGCTCCGGCGAACAACACGTGGACCATTGCTATTCGCCAGGATCTAGCTAATGCGAATAATTTGAAAACATTAGATGATTTAGGCAAATGGATAAATGCGGGTGGCAAATTCAAATTGGCTGCCTCAGCTGAATTTATTGAAAGACCTGATGCCCTGCCAGCTTTCCAACAAGCATATGGTTTCAAATTGAATCAAGACCAATTGCTATCATTGGCAGGTGGTGACACTGCGGTAACAATTAAAGCAGCTGCCGAGCAAACCTCTGGAGTTAACGCCGCCATGGCGTATGGAACTGATGGTCCGGTCGCTGCATTAGGGCTGCGAACATTGGAAGATACTAAAGGTGTACAACCTATCTATGCGCCAACCCCAATAATCCGTGAAGCCACACTGAAAGCGCATCCTAATATCCCTGCTTTGCTTGATCCTGTATTTGCCACACTTGATAGTGCAACCTTACAAAAACTGAATGCTCGCATTGCAGTAGAAGGTCAGGATGCGAAGAAAGT